A segment of the Lineus longissimus chromosome 11, tnLinLong1.2, whole genome shotgun sequence genome:
AAAATAATCTTTAGATTTAGAGTCATGGTGAATTTTCAGctaatttcttcttttttcaaaatttcccaatttttgaccaatttttttctcatataGCACTTGCTACCTTTGAATAGAATATTTCCGAAAGACCTTGAGACTGTCTGCCCTGATCTCACAAATATTCCATAGATATCAAATTACCAATAATCTTATCTCGTGATACTGTGTCATAATCCTATTCTAAGTTCTCTTATTGTTATTACTTCAATTAGATATCATACCCAGTCTAATTCAAATTTAGACCAGGCCACACATATTTGATTGTGCTATTGGCGTCCTTCTTTTACAAGAATTTCAATGTTCTCCACGAGgccagggtggcccaccctaccttggcagcttaccaccctatgttggaagagccaccctaccttgctctagaataggtaaagggtttctattgggccaccctacctttaattgctggccaccctaccttgtgttgcacactggcaaaccTTCATGAATATCGAGgataccaccctaccttgagaaaacccggTGGAGAACTCTGAAATTTTGCCCATCCACTGCAGCCGCCTGTGAGGCTCTGGAAGTTGCATTCGCACCTCTGGTCAACTTTAGAATACTTTGAATTTTATTCAGACACTTCATTTAGGCCTACAATATCATCTTCAATTCCAGTTGTAGCCGCTTTACAGAAAAAGTATCCAAACATCCCAAAAGTCGCTCCATCCCCAAAGAAGGACTACGTGACAGAAGATCCCAATTTGAAGTTCCAGGATGAAATAGAGGCCTACACGGCTTATAAGACTCAGGGAAACTTCACCCCACATCCTGGTTAGTATAGAGTATAATTTTGAGCTGTTGGGTTTTGACAGTGCTAACTGATTTTTAAAACGTACGCGCGTCTTGCCTTAATTTATGTGTAACATGTGACCTAAACTGATCTTCCTCATGGTCTGGTTGTTAACCGTGCTCATTCAGGCAGAGAATAACATGTCTAAATGAGCCCCAAGAGGTTATCAACTGACTTTTATCTTTTGTGAGAGCCGAGCGGCATATCTTAATAGAATCAATGATAGAAAGATCATAAGAAAGCTATAAACATAAAAATAGCGATAATCATTGAGGTCACTGTCATTATGTGTTGACAAACATTTCATGACTTGGAAATTAGAATGACACGAATGTGTGGCAatcaattttcttttcatcatCATTCTAGATGTGCGTTTTCTTCTTCAGACCCTGCTAGTGAGGAGAGCGGCCCGAAGACAATCAAAGTTCAACGTAAATCATCACACCCGAAACCACCGATGCCATTCCAGCAGTTACCCGTGTCGAATGGTGGCACGAACCAGGTAATAGGCAGAGCTTGTTATAATCCAACTTAATCTGTATGCAGTAGAGACATCTTTTCCAGTTGAGATATTACAAATGGGGCACGATTGTTGGCATACTCACCCTACTACAATCAAAAACACTAACGTTTGCTAAACCTGCATGTACAcaacatgcatgaaaagtgCAAAACCTTTCATGATGCTTGCATGGCCAATCTTGCCACTGCATACTGGTCAGATCATAGATTCATGATATCAAGAATACATAGACAcaagtctttataaattcttgatgaTAACCGTTGATCTTTTTGTTTTTAGTTCAATGGGTTCGACCAAGCCTCTGACTTCAGACTGCCGAAAAAAGACCATGAAGACTTTCTCTTCAAGTTATGTGACTTGTGCGACAAATACTGGAACGGGTCAAAATCATTACATAAAAATCAAAAGTTCAAAAGTAAGCTTTGTTTTGAAACGTAGCCACATACTTGTAGCTTTGTGGGTATTGCACACTGCTGGTCTACACGGTCACACATCAGTCATACGGGCTAGTTGTTTTGAATTCTGTGAAAACCCACCTTCGTGTGTCTCCCAATATTGGTTTCCAGGAAGCAGTATTCCTGGCCCTGGTCAAGCCTTGTACAAAACAGAAAACCTAGATTATTTGTACCCACATCACTATGCATAACATTCTCTCTAAATTGCACGCATGAGGCGATGAGTTCCCTGCTGGGACTAAAACTTCGGCTAAAACCATCTGAATTCCGAGTCTCTTTGTATATGCACTTCAGACGCTGGTCATACCAGCAAGAGCTTATGCTGAAAAATTCGACCATAACAGTCTTTAAAAATGGGGAACAGCTTTTGAAGCTTCCAGTACCCATCACCAGGTTTCTCATGGTAGATTCTTGGCCGCTTTTCTTGCGGCCGCCTTTCTTACCGCAGCACGCATTATTCCGTTCCAGGCCTGGCGTATATGCTGATAGAGGAGATGCTGCAGGACAGCGTCACCTTCCACGACGACGAGCTGGAGAACGCCCAGCAGCGGATGGCGCGATTGGCGCAGGATAACGTCCGATTGCGTGAGCAGAAGAAGCGGGAGATGTTCAACGAGAGTCGCGAGCTTCAGGATACGCTGAGTAATGCTAGGAAAGATGTGGTAAGATAGATGTTGATGACACTTTGCCATCATATCTGTGTTGCCGTGTTGCAAAGGTTGTTTTGCTCAACTgatacctacatgtagttcaagaaTTGCTTTGGCTAAGTGACTGTTACTCTGTTTTGGATTTTGCCCGGCCTATGATGATTCATGTACAAAGCgtttattttcaggaaatgatGAAAGGCAAACTACAAAAGGCTTTTGAAGACAATCGCGTGCTGTCGTCCAAACTGCGGAGATTCGAATCTGGGTCACCAAGTCTGTGTAAGGCGGCAGAGTCGATGACAACATCCTCAGGTAGACTGACAGATTTTTTAACTTCACTCAAATTAACTTGTAACTTTTGAATGAAACTGCATCGTCATTTTAAATTTTCAGATATATTTTCCATTCCTTGCAATAGTTTGGGACCAAATATGGGCATTGGACGAAGTCTGATCAAGTCTGTTAATTGTCATCTCACCGTTTGTTTTCAGATGAACTTGCGAGACAAAATGAGCTTTTACATCACGAAATCGAGGTGTTAAAGATCAGGCTTAAACAGTTCAACCAGATGCAGGAGTTATCGGCAATGTTACAAGAAAGTCATAAGTAAgtttaaaaatcatcaaaatgattTAACAAGCTGCAGGTCCCAGGTTGGATTCCTGGGCCATGTGGACTAAAAAACCAGTCTCTTTAAGTTCGTTTATTAGATGGGACAGTTGTTTCTGATGTCTGTGCCTTGGTAACTGAAATACCCTGCCAGTGCGAACAGGTAGCCAGCACTTGACTTGCAATTCACACGGCtgatatcaagtatagattagagacTTACTGATATTATAGGACAACTTTAAATAAGGTTTGAGTATTGGTAAAAAACATTTCCACTAAATTTCCAGATCCCTTGTCTCAACGAACGAGCACCTTTTAAAGGAGCTGGACGATTCCCGTGAACGCCACCAGAATGAAATCGAACAAATGACGTGGAGTTACGACCAGCTGAAGAAAACGGTCAGTTATTTACCAAATTCTACGACCGAAAATTCATCCGAGTTTCACAATGGACACATGAACGGTGAAGCTTGAGTTCAAGATGGAGTTTGCTATTTCGGACGTTTCAGTTCTTGACTGTTATTGGAAGTGTATTCCAATGGATTTAGGCATACGCTGAACTAATACATGGCCACAGTGCTGCAAGCAGAGACGAGAAGGTTTCATGATATTGGAAATGTCCCCATGAAAACATCAGATGTATCACGAAGTGAGGGGGTGGTTCTCAGTAGGCCCGAGGCTTTCTCCAAatgttcattttcaaaaatacacTATTCACAATCACGTTACGCTGTGAAGTTTGGATGTAGGAGTGTATTTATTTAAGAGGATAGACTTGTAGGATGTGCCTGTATACTTTAGAGTGTATGTGTTGCATAGATTTTATGTTGACGAACTCTGGCGGCGGTAAGTGCCCTCATATTTCCTTGTCTGTTCTGGAGGCAGCTTTCATGTAGTCTGTTCCGTCAGAAACTTTTTGCCAACTGAGGCtgtgccaatgacgtcatgacagAAAACTTTGCCATTTCGGACTTTAAATCTCCCTCACTGGCCCACATGGTAAGCTTTGTTATTGGCTCAATAATGTCGCTTGTGAAATGTTGTGATGTCACCCATGACGTCATCCACACGTCACACAATTTGTAGGCGATAAAAACAGGGTCAAGGACACAAAGTGAAGTCCAAAATGGATGAGTGATTGACGTCACTTCACAACCTCTATAGAAATGTCGTGCTGGCATGACAAAATAAAGGTTCAaagtaaattcaaattcaattcagtTGTTCCTTGTATAGGTACACTTAATACCAGTAGTTCTTGAGGTAGACACTAGGTAGTGCTGCTTGTAGTGTAATAAAAGATTGGGTGCTTTAGATCAAGATATTGCAAACTTTTAATTCATAGACATCATTGCCCATTGATGGTGGAGCATACTACATAATTTTTAAGGTACCAACAACACAGATGGAGAATAGAAGGTGGCTGGGGTACCAACAGCTTTGTAATAATGCCCTTTCAAATAATAACACCGGTTCGTAAAGGATGCTGGTATGATTTTACTGGGAGtgggtaaatacatgtacagtagaacctctctattgaggacttCCTCGGGTCTGACAgctgaccttaatagagaggtgtgctgattagagaggtcaaattgaatggaaacaatttgggaccaaaatgagtgtccttaatagagaggtgtctgcttagggagattccactgtgtTAGAAAATGACCAATTGAACAAATGATTGATGAACTGGTTAAATCACTTTGAAACCTAGGGGAGGCTTTGGTTTCAGCGCGTCAATAATCAAAACTATGACTTGTgcttgaatgtacatgtatcattattgtTAGGCCCAGTATTACTGTTACTACTAAGGTTGATAGACCGTTAGATATTTTATGAACAACTTCAATAGCATAGCATTTTTGTGTCCATGACAAAATATTGTGTCCAGATTGGAAAAAAAACTTGTAAATAATATTTGTGTTTGCCAACATTCCATTGAAAATTAAGTTTGACTCTAATACGGATTATCCCTAAAGCTGCTTACCTTTGAAAAACTTGAAACAGTGCTACTGCTGGGACATGTAGACAGCTTGGTTCACCATGTATTTTGGACCGATTGCCTAATCGGGTGCAAATCACCTTTCTGGATGTACATTACTTCCAATCGGGATGAAAAGGCATTCTTATCTCAAATACGTCCAACCCTCACTTTTATAACAGCAAGTCTGGTCAAGAGAGGTGTAAGTTCAGTAGAACTTGTTGAAGGGACTGGTGAGGTCTTTGAGCCTTGTTTGTGAGGATATGAAAAGTGACCTGCCCAAAACACGAGTATCATAACTTCAATCTGATGCCACATCCTTGGTGATTGTGCCTGATCCAACGAAGAGTCTGCCTGTTAAGTGCATCTGTTCTACTTCTTGTGAATTGAATGTGTAGTTTCACAATGCTGTAATATATTTGTCAAAATCATTATGGAATAAATTTTTTTATAAactatcttctttttcttttcattagctcacctcttagcagaggtgagcttatcccataccgtggcgtccgtcgtccgtcgtcgtcgtcgtcgtcgtccgtcgtcgtccgtcgtccgttagcagggcacgtttcgtaactgttagagctattgagttgaaacttggtacacatgtacccttatgtaatgacaccttggagaccaagttttggtccgattcgtttcatggtttggccaccagggggccaaacgttaaaagtaaaaatatgcaatatctcccttaatagtagtcgggaaattttgaaaaaaatatggtaggtacttctagcaaaggtgcatcatatatcctccgggtttttgatttgacctccttttcaaggtcacagaggtcaaatggtgtaaattggccgttaggatgtaacgatggcacgtttctaaactgcaatgactattgacaccaaatttggtacacatttaccccttagtcaggtgatctcagggaccgaagtttggtccaatatgattcaccacttgaccaccagggggcaaaatccaaaaaccttaaaaatgtgattattccttaacttcttgcccgattgccaccaatttgatatcatgggtacatctaaccaccatacagtatatgtcacacgggtttttaatttgaccttcttgtcaaggtcacagaggtcaaatggcataaattcgccgtcaggccgtaactatggcacgtttcttaactgcaatgactattgatcacaaattaagtacacatgtaccccttggtcaggtgatctcaggtaccgaagtttggtgcgatctgatttgccgtttggcctccagggagggggccaaatcctaaattcttcaaaatgccattattcctagtaatgacttgcccgattggcaccaattttatatcataggtacatctaattctaacaaccattcaatgtgtcaccagggtcttctttgatttgacctacttttcaaggtcacagaggtcgaatgtactgtaaattggccattttggggaaattgtaattgcttggacctacatcaaacctaacactacatgacacaataccatgctctttatccatctttcctccacatgaggtgagcacaatggccctggccatttcatttttgctaATGTTCTGGACGAGTACCggtactgtaaaatcagtcaggagtCATCATGACTTTTGGCGTTTGCTACCTATAGGAGCCTGGTATTCTAAGCTGGCCTCCCTGGAGTGAAAGAAGTCTCACATTTGGCACTTGCGGCTCAGGGACAAGCCTGCATCACCTGACGGAGGAAATGATAGAGTTCACCGAAGACCTACAATCAACACCATCAAGGATGACCTCTCTTGTCGGCCACGGGTACTTGAATGGCATTAGCAATAACATATGCTGCTATTGCGAATGAATTTTATGGAAGGAGGTGATGACTCTTATATTTGAGCTTTACCAGGGCTTAGTCTCGAATGCTGATGGAGTAAATGAGCCCTAGGCCCTGTTGAGAAGAAAGAAAGAGAGGCGTGTTTCCAATACTCAATAATTTattaaaggtacatgtacttctaacaATAACAGAATAAACATCGCCATTGGAAGAAGTGCAAAATGTCTAATTTCAAGTAGGAGATAATTTCTAATGTGACGAGTTGTG
Coding sequences within it:
- the LOC135495931 gene encoding centrosomal protein of 72 kDa-like isoform X1; the protein is MCSCVVVVLRQDVRSLTLPGTYQEKIGELDTSLRRFSRLKQLDLSRNSITSLEGIEHLKLLENLNLYYNNIENLKELHRLRHNQSLTELDLRLNPVTRNEPDYRLFLIHMLPSLRKLDDRSVRDSERKAALVHFATDQAAEFHDRQPTAPPQPDKHPNVRAEFVKNFTPKTGALDDDDVALLDLIARTGGDLSKPRPITGSAATTAEAENYSTEQILDLERKETAHIKQVHSPPSKDGPQEQVPLDDEPEDQVVAALQKKYPNIPKVAPSPKKDYVTEDPNLKFQDEIEAYTAYKTQGNFTPHPDPASEESGPKTIKVQRKSSHPKPPMPFQQLPVSNGGTNQFNGFDQASDFRLPKKDHEDFLFKLCDLCDKYWNGSKSLHKNQKFKSLAYMLIEEMLQDSVTFHDDELENAQQRMARLAQDNVRLREQKKREMFNESRELQDTLSNARKDVEMMKGKLQKAFEDNRVLSSKLRRFESGSPSLCKAAESMTTSSDELARQNELLHHEIEVLKIRLKQFNQMQELSAMLQESHKSLVSTNEHLLKELDDSRERHQNEIEQMTWSYDQLKKTVSYLPNSTTENSSEFHNGHMNGEA
- the LOC135495931 gene encoding centrosomal protein of 72 kDa-like isoform X2, yielding MAVSITENWIRDRIQLKTENLEDVRSLTLPGTYQEKIGELDTSLRRFSRLKQLDLSRNSITSLEGIEHLKLLENLNLYYNNIENLKELHRLRHNQSLTELDLRLNPVTRNEPDYRLFLIHMLPSLRKLDDRSVRDSERKAALVHFATDQAAEFHDRQPTAPPQPDKHPNVRAEFVKNFTPKTGALDDDDVALLDLIARTGGDLSKPRPITGSAATTAEAENYSTEQILDLERKETAHIKQVHSPPSKDGPQEQVPLDDEPEDQVVAALQKKYPNIPKVAPSPKKDYVTEDPNLKFQDEIEAYTAYKTQGNFTPHPDPASEESGPKTIKVQRKSSHPKPPMPFQQLPVSNGGTNQFNGFDQASDFRLPKKDHEDFLFKLCDLCDKYWNGSKSLHKNQKFKSLAYMLIEEMLQDSVTFHDDELENAQQRMARLAQDNVRLREQKKREMFNESRELQDTLSNARKDVEMMKGKLQKAFEDNRVLSSKLRRFESGSPSLCKAAESMTTSSDELARQNELLHHEIEVLKIRLKQFNQMQELSAMLQESHKSLVSTNEHLLKELDDSRERHQNEIEQMTWSYDQLKKTVSYLPNSTTENSSEFHNGHMNGEA